A segment of the Longimicrobiales bacterium genome:
GCGCTGGTGCTTCTTGTCGAGCTTCACGCCGACGTGCTTTTCGAGCAGGCTCGCGAGCCCGATCTGCGGCTCGCCCAGCAGCTGCGCGGCCAGCTTGGTGTCGAACAGGTGCGTGATGCGAACGCCGTAGTCGCGCGCGAGCAGGCGGAGGTCGTAGTCGGCGTCGTGCAGCACGACCTCGACCGCATCGCTGGCGAGCAGCGGCGTGAGTGGCGCGATGTCCGAGACCGCCAGTGTGTCGATTACCCAGGTGTCCGTCCGGGTGGAAACCTGAAACAGGCAGATACGGTCGTGGTACCGGTGGTAACCGGCCGCTTCCGTGTCGATTGCGAGAAGGCCGGCACCGCTCAACTGACCGGCGAGCGCTTCGAGTCTCTCGTCGCTGTGTATGTACTCCATCGATTTTCCGCTGTGTAACGCGCCCGCACCGCCCGCCGCTACCGGTTTGCGCGCTGCTCCGACCGCTCGTAGGATTGGGCCGCCAACTGTGAGCCCCCGGGACCTCTCGCGCAAGGAGCGGAGCAGTCGATGGTCGAGCCGCGTGTGCGACTTCTCATTGCCGACCGGGTGCACACACTCGCCCCGGATCCGGAGCCGCACACCGATGCCCTCCTGCTGCGCGGCGATCGCATCCTGCAGACCGGGCGCGCCAGCGAGCTGCGCGAGGGACTCGACCCGACCCAGGTGCTGCGCCTGCACGGTGTGATCACACCGGGTCTCACGGACGCGCACATCCACCTCATCGAGTGGGCGCTCGCCCGCACCATGGCGGACCTGTCGGTGGCGGAGTCGCCGGAGGCGATCGTCGACGCGGTCACGCGCCACGCAGCCGAGCGTCCCGACGACGAGTGGGTGCGCGGCACCGGCTGGAACCCGCACCGCTGGGGGGGCGCCTACCCGGACCGCGCGCTGCTGGACCGGGCCGTGCCCGACCGTCCGGTCGTCCTGCAGAGCCACGACATGCACGCGCTGTGGGTGAACGGCACCGCGCTCCAGCGTGCCGGCATCACCGACGACACGGCGGACCCGCCGAACGGGCGCATCGTGCGCGACGAGACCGGTCGCGCGACGGGCGTTCTGCTCGAGTACGCCGCGCAGCTCGTCAACCGCGCCGCGCCTGCACCGTCCGTCGACACCGTGATGGACGCGGTCGCCGATGCGCAGCAGGTGCTCCACCGCTTCGGTATCACCGGCGTGCACGCGTTTCCCAATGTGCACATGCAGAACATGCCGCCGCTGCTCGTGCTGCAGGCACTGCGCGCACAGCAGCGACTCGACCTGCGTGTGCTGCAGCACCTGCCGGT
Coding sequences within it:
- a CDS encoding amidohydrolase family protein, which encodes MVEPRVRLLIADRVHTLAPDPEPHTDALLLRGDRILQTGRASELREGLDPTQVLRLHGVITPGLTDAHIHLIEWALARTMADLSVAESPEAIVDAVTRHAAERPDDEWVRGTGWNPHRWGGAYPDRALLDRAVPDRPVVLQSHDMHALWVNGTALQRAGITDDTADPPNGRIVRDETGRATGVLLEYAAQLVNRAAPAPSVDTVMDAVADAQQVLHRFGITGVHAFPNVHMQNMPPLLVLQALRAQQRLDLRVLQHLPVEQLDDIIGIGLRSGFGDGLLRVGGIKMFLDGALGSRTAWMREPYEDSDDTGMRVLEPRRFEQLVARAAAAGLASVVHAIGDAAVSLALDVLGRAPRSGLAMPHRIE